GGTCAGACGTCGCGCGTCTCGTGCATCGCCGCGAACCATAACGGCATCGGGCTGCTCGGCCTCGTCGGCTTCGACACGTCCGTGTCGGCCGCGCTCGCGAAGCTCAACCTCAAGGAGCAACTGTTCTTCACCCCGGCCGAGGGGCTGGAGTGGCGCACGACCCGCTGGATCTCGCGACGCTCGGGCACGTCCTACCGCCAGGTGGGGACGGCGCTCAGCATCAAGAATGGCGGCGAGCGCCCGACGTCGCTCCGCGAGAAGCACTACCTGTATATGCCCTCCTGCCTGGACATCGCGGACGGCATCCTCAACCCGCCGGACCTCCCCCCCGATCCCAAACCGGAGGGAGAAACCAGGCCAGGCGCCATCGGCATATCGCATCAGCCGATCACCAACCGCTTCCTCGTCGGCAACGCCGGCGAGGAGCTGCCAGCGCAGTCGGCGTTCGTGGGAACGCTCATGGCGCTCCGGGTTCCGTTCCTGCGCGCGCGCGACGACGGCTCGGTCAATGCCGCGCTGCTCGCCGACCGCAAGGAGCAGGAGGTCGCCTGGGCTGCCGAGCTGTGGAGCCGCGGCCTGGCCGCGAAGCTCATCGCCCCGCTGCCGAGCCTCGGCATCCGGGCGTGGGAGATCGACGGCGACCGCCGCAAGTGGATGCCCCTGATCACCCAGGGCATCAGTGAGAAGTGGCTCCCCTGGAGCCCCAACCCGGACTTCGTCACGGTCCCCGCCCCCGCCCCGTCCCTGCTCGTCACGCCGGACGCCCCGGTGTTGACGCTGGAGGACGACCGGCCGGCGGCCGGGGAGATCCGCGCGATGGCCGCCGACGCCCTCGCCCTCGCCACTGCCATCGCGGCGTAGCGGAGGCCCCACTCGCCTGTTTGCACCCTTTCCCGACCGGGGTACGGCGCCGCCGCCCCGGCTGGGGGAGCTGTGTGCCGCGCCCCGGTCTGCTTTGACTACCAAAGGAGACGTCACCGATGGCCAGCGGCACGCTGCGCAACCTTGCCGAGTCCGCCTTCGTGCGGACCCCACCCTCGGTCACCATCCGCGTCCTGCGGAACCTGCTCGCCCAGCGCCTCCCGTCGGGCGAGGTGATGCTGCCCCACGCCCTCGCGGGCGACGGGTACCCGATCACCGTCCTCGATCCGACGTGCGGCGAGGGCGACCTGCTGGAGCCGCTGGCCGCGTACGACACGGCGCGGCTGTTCGGCGTCGAGATCAGCGCCGAGCGCGCAGCCGAGAGCCGCAAGCGCCTGCCCGGCGCTGCCATCGTCACGACCGCGCTCGAGGCGACGCGCATCACGCCGCAGAGCCTCAGCCTGGTGCTGACCAACCCGCCCTACATGGTGGTGAACGGCCACCGCCTGGAGTACGCCGTCATCCGCGAGTCGGGCAAGGCGCTGCTCCCCGGCGGCATCATGGTCGCCATCATCCCGGCTCGCCAGTGGGACGGGACGATGGTCAACCACTGGGCGCGCAACTACGAGAACATCCGCGCTTGGCGCTTCGCCGACGGCGACCCGGAGACGGTCGAGGAGAGCTTCGCGCGCTTCACGCAGATCGTGGTGATCGGCGTGCGGCGCGAGCAGGAGCTCGAGAAACCGGACCCCGGCATCAAGGCCGCCATCGCCGGCTGGCGCTGGCGCATCCCCGACAGCGAGGAGGAGTCCCCGTGGGCCGGCGGCGTCGAGCTGCCCATCGTGCCGGACGCCCCGATCGCCGACCCGTACATCGTCCCGCCGAGCGGCGCGGCGCTGCCCGAGATCAAGGTCGTCAGGGCCGATGACTCGCAGCTGCTGCTCGCCCTCGACTCCTCTGGCGCGCACCTGAGCCAGGCGTGGCAGGCTGCTACGCAGTGGCAGGGCAGCGGCCGCGTGGACGCCCCGGTGATGCCCGCGACCGGCACCGCCCACCTCGCCGCCGACATCCTCACCGGATTGCTGGACGGTGATGTGGTCACCGGCCCGGACGGCCAGCCCTACATCTTCAACACCTTCGTGACGAGCGAGATGGCGCCGATCGAGGTGGACGAGGACCAGAAGGGCAAGGGGGTCGTCCGCATCCTTCAGCAGCAGGACAAGGCCGTGCTGACCGTGCTGAGCCTGGGGACGGGCGCGGTCAACACCTACACGGGTGTGGACGCTTTCGCATTCCTCAAGCCCTGGCTCCCGACGCTGGCGGTCCAGGTGCGAGCCAAGCGCCAGCCGGTCTACGACCTGCACGCCTTCGACTGGGAGATCGCGGTGATGGCGGAGATCGGCCTGGACAAGGCTCTCCCCGGCGCCGAGCTCCCCGGCCTGGCTGCGCCGCAGATCCACCGCAGCATCGCGATGCTGCGCGCCCTGGAGGTGCATCGCAAGGTCGCCATTCAGGGCGAAATGGGGACGGGTAAAACGCGGATGCTGACCGGCCTGATCGCCCTGTTCGCCAAGCGCTGGGCCTGTCGGCCCGAGGTGATCGCCCGCGCGCTGGCGCCGCACCACGACCGGATCGCGGCCTGCCGCGACGAGATCACGGCGCGGATGGAGCAAGACCGGGCGGCCGACGTGTCGGACCTGAAGGCCACCCTGCGCGGCCTCATTGCCGACCGCCAGGCGGTGCTCGACGGCTTCGCCGGCTTCACCGGCGCGAAGGCGCCGGCCTGGATCAAGGACCTCCAGAGCGCCTGGCGCAACAACCGCCACCTGAAGCTGCTGGGCATCACCCGGCCGCTCAAGGCGCTCCCGGTCGCCGTCGCCTCGCCCAAGCGCGTGACGACGGTCTGGGAGTACGAGATCGCCGCGGCCTACCCGGGCTGCGAGACCATCGTCATCGAGAGCCACCACGACGTCCGCCGCTGGCTGCGCCGCTGCACCGAGTCGGACGCCCTCGCCGTCGTCGCCATCTTCCCGCAGAGCCTGACCCGGCCGGGCCGCGTAGTGTGGAAGCCCGCGGTCCTGCAGAAGCAGGTCGAGGCGGAGAGTGTGGTGACGGAGGAGGCCAAGGCCGAGCACGCCCAGTGGGACACCGAGAAGGGCCGCTGGACATTCCCCGCGCCGGGCAAGGGCGGCGCCTACGACCCGGCGCTGCCGGTGCGTGAGCTGCTCGAGATGAAGCAGCGGGACAAGGTCGTCGGCTTCACCGACAAGCTGACCGGACGCACCATCACCGAGTGGCTCATCACCCCGAACTTCTTCTGCCCCGACTGCGGCAAGCTCGTCGAGGGCGAGCCACGCGGGCGCAAGAAGGAGCGGGAGGACACCGACGCCGCTGATGCCGCGGAGACGAAGGAGGAGACGCTGGAGCCTGTGACCAGCATCACCTACTTCGTCAAGCAGCAGCGCTCCTGCCGCCACTGCGACGCCCCGCTCTGGACGCGGGTCTGGACGCCGGCGACGGAGGCAAAGGCGGGCATGCCCACCTTCGGCATCTGGAGCGCGGCGGCGGGCCAACTCGCCGAGCAGGCGCGTGTGCGCGCGGTGATCGCCGAGACGGATAAGACCAAGAAGCGGCGCAAGCCGCGCAACCCCCAGCGCATCACCACCTGCCCGGTGGAGCGACCCGAGGAGCAGTTCGAGGCCGAGATCACGCGCTACAATGCGAAGGATGCGGCCTGGGACGAGCTGACGGTCGGCGTCACCCTGTCGGACCCCATCGAGGACAGCTTCAGCCCGTACGAATGTGCGCCGTCTAACGCACGTTAGTATCCCCGGCCGAGCCGGGTAGAACTTGGAAGGACGTTCTAGGGACAATGCCTTCACCCAAGGCCGAAAGGCCGACGGAACACTAGCATGGCATTAACGCGAGCGGCGTCAGAAGACGCTGATGGCGCAGGCTCGCAA
The Dehalococcoidia bacterium genome window above contains:
- a CDS encoding DUF6094 domain-containing protein; translated protein: MASGTLRNLAESAFVRTPPSVTIRVLRNLLAQRLPSGEVMLPHALAGDGYPITVLDPTCGEGDLLEPLAAYDTARLFGVEISAERAAESRKRLPGAAIVTTALEATRITPQSLSLVLTNPPYMVVNGHRLEYAVIRESGKALLPGGIMVAIIPARQWDGTMVNHWARNYENIRAWRFADGDPETVEESFARFTQIVVIGVRREQELEKPDPGIKAAIAGWRWRIPDSEEESPWAGGVELPIVPDAPIADPYIVPPSGAALPEIKVVRADDSQLLLALDSSGAHLSQAWQAATQWQGSGRVDAPVMPATGTAHLAADILTGLLDGDVVTGPDGQPYIFNTFVTSEMAPIEVDEDQKGKGVVRILQQQDKAVLTVLSLGTGAVNTYTGVDAFAFLKPWLPTLAVQVRAKRQPVYDLHAFDWEIAVMAEIGLDKALPGAELPGLAAPQIHRSIAMLRALEVHRKVAIQGEMGTGKTRMLTGLIALFAKRWACRPEVIARALAPHHDRIAACRDEITARMEQDRAADVSDLKATLRGLIADRQAVLDGFAGFTGAKAPAWIKDLQSAWRNNRHLKLLGITRPLKALPVAVASPKRVTTVWEYEIAAAYPGCETIVIESHHDVRRWLRRCTESDALAVVAIFPQSLTRPGRVVWKPAVLQKQVEAESVVTEEAKAEHAQWDTEKGRWTFPAPGKGGAYDPALPVRELLEMKQRDKVVGFTDKLTGRTITEWLITPNFFCPDCGKLVEGEPRGRKKEREDTDAADAAETKEETLEPVTSITYFVKQQRSCRHCDAPLWTRVWTPATEAKAGMPTFGIWSAAAGQLAEQARVRAVIAETDKTKKRRKPRNPQRITTCPVERPEEQFEAEITRYNAKDAAWDELTVGVTLSDPIEDSFSPYECAPSNAR